GTAGTCGGTACGCGGCGGCGAGGTGGGAGCGGTTACTTCTCGCGCCACCTGCCCAACCCTTCGTGGCCGCACAGCGGCACCGGTCAGCTCGCTCGTGCCTGCTGGTGGGGTGCGGTACCGCGGTCAGGAAGCTTCGGACCGTCTCCAGTTCGCTCCTCGACCCCACCCAGGTTCCGACCCGCCCCCGGGTGGCCGACCTTCGCATACCCGTCCTGGTCCTGCTCGCCGAGTACAGTCGCGCTCACCATGCCGGGAAGGTCGCCGACCGAGCCTGCCGGATGCTCCAGCAGGGCAAGGTGGTGGTACTGCCCGGAGCCACCCACCACTCGCTGTCCTTCACCGCGCCGCAGCAACTGAATGAACACCTGACGGTGTTCCTGGGCTGATACGGATCCACTCGGACTGGTGTCATCCATCAGTCATCTGCTGGATGGTTTTCAGTGTCTGACCTGCTCCGTTCTCGGCCGCCAGATGTTTCCCCGCGCTTGCGGCGGCTCGGTGGTGTGCCTGCTGTCTCACTACGCGGTCAAGCGAGTCGGCAAGCCGTTCAGCGGTGAGGGACCGGAAGGGGATCGGGTCGGTGGCGGCGCCTAGGGCGGCAAGCCGCGTCGCC
This region of Streptomyces ambofaciens ATCC 23877 genomic DNA includes:
- a CDS encoding alpha/beta fold hydrolase; protein product: MADLRIPVLVLLAEYSRAHHAGKVADRACRMLQQGKVVVLPGATHHSLSFTAPQQLNEHLTVFLG